In one Accipiter gentilis chromosome 4, bAccGen1.1, whole genome shotgun sequence genomic region, the following are encoded:
- the KRIT1 gene encoding krev interaction trapped protein 1 isoform X1, with amino-acid sequence MGNPENIGDAYVAVIRPKNTASLNSREYRAKSYEILLLEVPIEGQKKKRKKVLLETKLQGGTEITQSILDYVLEATKPISPANQGIKGKRVVLMKKFPLDGEKAGQEASLYVVPTVVKDNTKYAYSPGCPVFYCLQDIMRVCSESSTHFATLTARMLIALDKWLDERHTQSHSIPALFRPSPLERIKTNVINPAYAIEPGQTESSLHMGYTALEIKSKMLALEKADMCIYNPLFGSDLQYTNRVDKVVINPYFGLGAPDYSKIQIPKREKWQRSMSSVTEDKEHQWVDDFPLHRSACEGDSDLLSHLLDKKFSVNQLDSDHWAPIHYACWYGKVEATRMLLEKGKCNPNLLNGQLSSPLHFAAGGGHAEIVQILLNHPEIDRHITDQQGRSPLNVCEENKQNEWEETAKLLKDAINKPYEKARIYRMDGSYRSVELKHGNNTTVQQIMEGMRLSQETQQYFTIWICSENLSLQLKPYHKPLQHIRDWPEIFTELTNLDPQRETSQLFLRRDVRLPLEIEKKIEDPLAILILFDEARYNLLKGFYTSPDAKLITLASLLLQIVYGNYESKKHKQGFLNEENLKSIVPITKLKSKAPHWTNRILHEYKNLSTSEGVSKEMHHLQRMFLQNCWEIPTYGAAFFTGQIFTKASSSSHKVIKVYVGVNVKGLHLLNMETKALLLSLKYGCFMWQLGDGDTCFQIHSLENKMSFIVHTKQAGLVVKLLMKLNGQLMPSERNE; translated from the exons ATGGGAAACCCAGAAAACATTGGAGATGCATATGTTGCTGTGATTCGTCCAAAAAATACTGCTAGCCTGAACTCTCGGGAATATCGAGCTAAATCCTACGAA ATTTTGTTGCTTGAAGTTCCCATTGaaggccaaaagaaaaaaagaaagaaagttttgTTGGAAACTAAGCTGCAGGGAGGCACTGAGATAACCCAGAGCATCTTGGATTATGTATTAGAGGCCACCAAACCAATTTCACCAGCCAATCAGGGTATTAAAG GAAAGCGCGTAGTGTTAATGAAGAAATTCCCCCTTGATGGAgagaaggcagggcaggaggcatcACTTTACGTTGTTCCAACtgttgtgaaag ATAATACAAAATATGCATACAGTCCTGGATGCCCTGTGTTCTACTGTTTACAAGACATCATGAGGGTCTGCAGTGAATCCAGCACCCATTTTGCTACGCTTACTGCAAGAATGTTAATTGCCTTGGATAA GTGGTTGGATGAACGGCACACCCAGTCTCACTCCATCCCAGCTTTATTCAGACCATCTCCTCTTGAGagaattaaaacaaatgtaataAATCCTGCCTATGCTATAGAACCTGGTCAAACAGAAAGCTCATTACACATGGGTTATACTGCCCTGGAGATAAAGAGTAAAATGCTGGCATTGGAGAAAGCGGATATGTGTATCTATAATCCTTTGTTTGGATCTGACCTTCAGTATACCAATAGG GTTGACAAAGTGGTAATAAATCCATACTTTGGCCTTGGAGCCCCAGACTATTCAAAGATTCAGATTCCTAAAAGAGAAAAGTGGCAACGTAGCATGAGCAGTGTCACAGAGGACAA GGAACACCAGTGGGTAGATGATTTCCCTCTTCACCGCAGTGCTTGTGAAGGTGACTCTGATTTACTAAGCCACCTTCTGGATAAAAAGTTTTCTGTTAATCAGTTAGATAGTGACCACTGGGCACCTATCCATTATGCATGCTG GTATGGAAAAGTTGAAGCCACTCGAATGCTGTTGGAGAAAGGGAAGTGCAATCCAAATCTTTTGAACGGCCAGCTTAGCTCTCCTCTTCATTTTGCTGCTGGAGGTGGGCATGCTGAAATAGTACAAATTCTACTAAATCATCCAGAAATTGACAGA CACATTACTGATCAACAAGGAAGATCTCCACTGAATGtctgtgaagaaaacaaacaaaatgagtgGGAAGAAACTGCAAAACTGCTGAAGGATGCCATAAATAAACCT TATGAGAAGGCACGGATTTATCGTATGGATGGGTCATATCGCTCTGTTGAGTTGAAACATGGAAACAATACTACTGTACAGCAGATAATGGAGGGAATGCGTTTGTCTCAAGAAACTCAGCAGTACTTCACTATCTGGATCTGTTCTGAGAACCTCA GCCTCCAACTGAAGCCATACCACAAGCCTCTGCAGCATATTCGAGATTGGCCTGAAATATTTACTGAACTAACGAACTTGGATCCTCAAAGGGAAACTTCACAGCTTTTCCTGAGAAGAGATGTGAGACTTCCattggaaatagaaaaaaag attgaGGATCCATTGGCTATTCTTATCCTTTTTGATGAAGCCAGATATAATTTACTGAAAGGCTTCTATACATCACCTGATGCCAAGCTGATCACACTGGCAAGTCTGCTTCTACAAATAGTCTATGGAAATTATGAGAGCAAGAAACATAAACAGGGCTTTCTAAA tGAAGAAAATCTTAAATCTATAGTACCAATCACTAAACTAAAAAGTAAAGCTCCTCATTGGACGAACAGGATACTTCATGAATACAAG AATCTCAGCACCAGTGAAGGTGTAAGTAAAGAGATGCATCACCTTCAGCGCATGTTCTTGCAGAATTGCTGGGAAATTCCTACTtatggagcagcatttttcacaGGACAGATATTCACCAAAGCAAGTTCAAGTAGCCATAAAGTCATCAAAGTGTATGTAGGAGTAAATGTAAAAGGGCTGCACCTCCTCAACATGGAAACAAAG GCTTTACTCCTCAGCCTAAAGTATGGTTGCTTTATGTGGCAGTTGGGAGATGGAGATACGTGTTTTCAAATCCAcagtctggaaaacaaaatgagcTTTATAGTACATACCAAACAG GCAGGTCTCGTTGTGAAACTTCTGATGAAATTAAATGGCCAGTTAATGCCAAGTGAAAGAAATGAATGA
- the KRIT1 gene encoding krev interaction trapped protein 1 isoform X2 has product MGYTALEIKSKMLALEKADMCIYNPLFGSDLQYTNRVDKVVINPYFGLGAPDYSKIQIPKREKWQRSMSSVTEDKEHQWVDDFPLHRSACEGDSDLLSHLLDKKFSVNQLDSDHWAPIHYACWYGKVEATRMLLEKGKCNPNLLNGQLSSPLHFAAGGGHAEIVQILLNHPEIDRHITDQQGRSPLNVCEENKQNEWEETAKLLKDAINKPYEKARIYRMDGSYRSVELKHGNNTTVQQIMEGMRLSQETQQYFTIWICSENLSLQLKPYHKPLQHIRDWPEIFTELTNLDPQRETSQLFLRRDVRLPLEIEKKIEDPLAILILFDEARYNLLKGFYTSPDAKLITLASLLLQIVYGNYESKKHKQGFLNEENLKSIVPITKLKSKAPHWTNRILHEYKNLSTSEGVSKEMHHLQRMFLQNCWEIPTYGAAFFTGQIFTKASSSSHKVIKVYVGVNVKGLHLLNMETKALLLSLKYGCFMWQLGDGDTCFQIHSLENKMSFIVHTKQAGLVVKLLMKLNGQLMPSERNE; this is encoded by the exons ATGGGTTATACTGCCCTGGAGATAAAGAGTAAAATGCTGGCATTGGAGAAAGCGGATATGTGTATCTATAATCCTTTGTTTGGATCTGACCTTCAGTATACCAATAGG GTTGACAAAGTGGTAATAAATCCATACTTTGGCCTTGGAGCCCCAGACTATTCAAAGATTCAGATTCCTAAAAGAGAAAAGTGGCAACGTAGCATGAGCAGTGTCACAGAGGACAA GGAACACCAGTGGGTAGATGATTTCCCTCTTCACCGCAGTGCTTGTGAAGGTGACTCTGATTTACTAAGCCACCTTCTGGATAAAAAGTTTTCTGTTAATCAGTTAGATAGTGACCACTGGGCACCTATCCATTATGCATGCTG GTATGGAAAAGTTGAAGCCACTCGAATGCTGTTGGAGAAAGGGAAGTGCAATCCAAATCTTTTGAACGGCCAGCTTAGCTCTCCTCTTCATTTTGCTGCTGGAGGTGGGCATGCTGAAATAGTACAAATTCTACTAAATCATCCAGAAATTGACAGA CACATTACTGATCAACAAGGAAGATCTCCACTGAATGtctgtgaagaaaacaaacaaaatgagtgGGAAGAAACTGCAAAACTGCTGAAGGATGCCATAAATAAACCT TATGAGAAGGCACGGATTTATCGTATGGATGGGTCATATCGCTCTGTTGAGTTGAAACATGGAAACAATACTACTGTACAGCAGATAATGGAGGGAATGCGTTTGTCTCAAGAAACTCAGCAGTACTTCACTATCTGGATCTGTTCTGAGAACCTCA GCCTCCAACTGAAGCCATACCACAAGCCTCTGCAGCATATTCGAGATTGGCCTGAAATATTTACTGAACTAACGAACTTGGATCCTCAAAGGGAAACTTCACAGCTTTTCCTGAGAAGAGATGTGAGACTTCCattggaaatagaaaaaaag attgaGGATCCATTGGCTATTCTTATCCTTTTTGATGAAGCCAGATATAATTTACTGAAAGGCTTCTATACATCACCTGATGCCAAGCTGATCACACTGGCAAGTCTGCTTCTACAAATAGTCTATGGAAATTATGAGAGCAAGAAACATAAACAGGGCTTTCTAAA tGAAGAAAATCTTAAATCTATAGTACCAATCACTAAACTAAAAAGTAAAGCTCCTCATTGGACGAACAGGATACTTCATGAATACAAG AATCTCAGCACCAGTGAAGGTGTAAGTAAAGAGATGCATCACCTTCAGCGCATGTTCTTGCAGAATTGCTGGGAAATTCCTACTtatggagcagcatttttcacaGGACAGATATTCACCAAAGCAAGTTCAAGTAGCCATAAAGTCATCAAAGTGTATGTAGGAGTAAATGTAAAAGGGCTGCACCTCCTCAACATGGAAACAAAG GCTTTACTCCTCAGCCTAAAGTATGGTTGCTTTATGTGGCAGTTGGGAGATGGAGATACGTGTTTTCAAATCCAcagtctggaaaacaaaatgagcTTTATAGTACATACCAAACAG GCAGGTCTCGTTGTGAAACTTCTGATGAAATTAAATGGCCAGTTAATGCCAAGTGAAAGAAATGAATGA